One segment of Curtobacterium sp. MR_MD2014 DNA contains the following:
- a CDS encoding rhomboid family intramembrane serine protease — protein MTDQAPGRDNYCYRHPDRQSFILCQRCGRTICTECQTPAAVGVHCPECVREQRAQFQANRRASGAPGGLTVARRRFAMMDQKATTVIIAVSVVIWLLNLLSGNVVNQWLSYWTPLVGTQPWRLVTGLFVHSSIFHIGFNMLAVFIFGRILENLLGTWRFVALYFLAGLGGDLAVSLLTPGTPVVGASGAIFGLFAAFFVIQRSLGYNAVQLLVIMGLNLVVGFLPGTNISWQAHVGGIVLGFVTGFVFSKTRNVRQRGLQVGLLVAEAVLLVAGIGAAYISIGGYAIG, from the coding sequence GTGACCGACCAGGCCCCGGGGCGGGACAACTACTGCTACCGGCACCCGGACCGGCAGAGCTTCATCCTGTGCCAGCGGTGCGGGCGGACGATCTGCACCGAGTGCCAGACGCCGGCGGCCGTCGGCGTGCACTGCCCGGAGTGCGTGCGTGAACAGCGCGCGCAGTTCCAGGCGAACCGTCGTGCCTCCGGGGCCCCGGGCGGCCTGACCGTCGCCCGTCGTCGGTTCGCGATGATGGACCAGAAGGCGACCACGGTGATCATCGCCGTGTCGGTCGTGATCTGGCTGCTGAACCTGCTGTCCGGCAACGTCGTCAACCAGTGGCTCAGCTACTGGACGCCGTTGGTCGGGACACAGCCGTGGCGCCTCGTCACGGGGCTGTTCGTCCACTCGTCGATCTTCCACATCGGGTTCAACATGCTCGCGGTGTTCATCTTCGGGCGGATCCTCGAGAACCTCCTCGGCACGTGGCGCTTCGTCGCGCTGTACTTCCTGGCGGGCCTCGGCGGTGACCTCGCGGTGTCCCTGCTGACCCCCGGTACGCCGGTGGTCGGTGCCTCGGGTGCGATCTTCGGGCTGTTCGCGGCGTTCTTCGTGATCCAGCGCAGCCTCGGCTACAACGCCGTCCAGCTGCTCGTCATCATGGGGCTCAACCTCGTCGTCGGCTTCCTGCCCGGGACCAACATCTCGTGGCAGGCCCACGTCGGTGGCATCGTGCTCGGGTTCGTCACGGGCTTCGTCTTCTCGAAGACCCGGAACGTCCGGCAGCGTGGCCTGCAGGTCGGGCTCCTCGTCGCCGAAGCGGTCCTGCTCGTGGCCGGGATCGGCGCCGCGTACATCAGCATCGGTGGCTACGCGATCGGCTGA
- a CDS encoding peptidylprolyl isomerase translates to MSLHTAVATIHTNKGDIRVNLFGNHAPKTVKNFVDLATGKQEWTHPGTGKVSTDKLYDGVVFHRIIKDFMIQGGDPLGQGIGGPGYRFDDEIHPELTFQEPYIFAMANAGIQGGRGTNGSQFFITTVATPWLQGKHTIFGEVADDESRAVVDAIEGVPTDGRDKPVEDVVIESIDVEDV, encoded by the coding sequence ATGTCTCTGCACACCGCTGTCGCAACGATCCACACGAACAAGGGCGACATCCGCGTCAACCTGTTCGGCAACCACGCCCCGAAGACCGTCAAGAACTTCGTCGACCTCGCGACCGGCAAGCAGGAGTGGACGCACCCCGGCACGGGCAAGGTCTCGACCGACAAGCTCTACGACGGTGTCGTCTTCCACCGCATCATCAAGGACTTCATGATCCAGGGCGGCGACCCGCTCGGTCAGGGCATCGGTGGTCCGGGCTACCGCTTCGACGACGAGATCCACCCGGAGCTCACCTTCCAGGAGCCGTACATCTTCGCGATGGCGAACGCCGGCATCCAGGGCGGGCGCGGCACGAACGGCTCGCAGTTCTTCATCACGACCGTGGCGACCCCCTGGCTGCAGGGCAAGCACACCATCTTCGGTGAGGTCGCCGACGACGAGTCGCGCGCGGTCGTCGACGCGATCGAGGGCGTGCCGACCGACGGTCGCGACAAGCCCGTCGAGGACGTCGTCATCGAGAGCATCGACGTCGAGGACGTCTGA